One Blastocatellia bacterium DNA window includes the following coding sequences:
- a CDS encoding tetratricopeptide repeat protein — protein MVSKIAKCISAIAFLLVVSTFALAQQGAVKGVVKVKKTASGPSEPTEGLIVDIYRIDISSKFQTKTDKKGEYYHSLPAFGDYIISVSGPELGAITSGKFRITADQPLDQNFELVPGDGRRLAQSEAIEVGKKGGTFAAAGGGTPNRKASEEELKKQQEEVAKVEKENAKIKADFESVKKHVEAGAAFSQKSDYENAIKEFKEAMAIDDAQSVVYAQLAQALFNLGAVRFNAKKRDEAQSCFKESVQYAEKATQLAPDNASYLKIYADSCHILFKQFRGTEYADKAISAYTNGSNLEADVAKKTKMINRVADIYYSQGDMDKATSTYEKVLATDANNTEALKGKANIILATTTSIATPQDKSRLEEAMSIYQQIVDKLPEGAEKTEVNGYIAYLQDTMKIEPPKKGKDKDKGKKGK, from the coding sequence ATGGTTTCCAAAATTGCTAAATGTATTTCAGCAATAGCTTTTCTATTGGTTGTCAGCACTTTTGCTCTTGCTCAACAAGGGGCGGTAAAAGGAGTAGTAAAAGTTAAAAAAACGGCTAGCGGCCCATCAGAACCTACAGAAGGACTAATTGTAGATATTTACCGAATTGATATTTCTAGCAAGTTTCAAACTAAAACAGATAAAAAAGGGGAATACTACCACTCACTACCAGCTTTTGGTGATTATATAATTTCTGTATCTGGCCCTGAACTTGGTGCTATTACTTCAGGTAAATTTAGAATAACTGCAGATCAACCTTTAGATCAAAACTTTGAATTAGTACCTGGTGATGGTCGTAGATTAGCTCAATCCGAAGCCATTGAAGTTGGCAAAAAGGGTGGAACTTTTGCTGCCGCAGGCGGCGGCACACCTAACCGCAAAGCTTCTGAAGAAGAATTAAAAAAACAACAAGAAGAAGTTGCTAAAGTTGAAAAAGAAAATGCCAAAATCAAAGCTGATTTTGAAAGCGTCAAAAAACACGTAGAAGCTGGTGCTGCATTCTCACAAAAAAGCGATTATGAAAATGCAATTAAAGAATTTAAGGAAGCAATGGCTATAGATGATGCTCAATCTGTAGTCTATGCCCAACTAGCTCAAGCACTTTTTAATCTTGGTGCAGTTCGCTTTAATGCTAAAAAGAGAGATGAAGCCCAAAGTTGTTTCAAAGAATCTGTACAATATGCGGAAAAAGCTACTCAATTAGCTCCAGATAATGCTTCCTACTTAAAAATATATGCTGATTCTTGTCATATCCTCTTTAAGCAATTTCGTGGTACTGAATATGCAGACAAAGCTATTAGTGCTTATACTAATGGCTCAAATTTAGAAGCAGATGTTGCGAAAAAAACTAAAATGATTAACCGTGTGGCAGATATTTATTACTCTCAAGGAGATATGGATAAAGCTACTTCTACCTATGAAAAAGTATTAGCAACAGATGCTAACAATACAGAAGCACTAAAAGGAAAAGCTAATATTATTTTAGCTACTACTACTTCCATTGCTACCCCTCAAGATAAATCCCGTTTAGAAGAAGCAATGTCTATCTATCAACAAATTGTAGATAAACTCCCAGAAGGAGCAGAAAAAACAGAAGTTAATGGTTATATTGCTTATCTTCAAGATACAATGAAGATCGAACCACCTAAAAAAGGCAAAGATAAAGATAAAGGTAAAAAAGGTAAATAG
- a CDS encoding type II secretion system F family protein, with protein MPVYAFKGRNRSNEVVVGERFAPDRQTLENLLRREQIVVNSIKEKGKEVAIPKLGKRQKVNAKELAIFTRQFSVMIDAGLPLVQCLDILGNQQTNNFFKQTILQVRSDVEAGMTLAESLSRHPKVFETLYVNMVAAGETGGILDLILQRLAIYIEKIVKLKSDIISASIYPLAVIGLAVVVVAIIMVVVIPAFKNIFEGLLGPGESLPLPTEIVISISDFMAGYWWVILIVIGGISYATKSYYETTNGRRVIDNMLLKFPLFGDILRKVGVARFSRTLATLLSSGVPILESLDITARTAGNVIIQEGIMKIRAGIEQGQTIVEPLKAAGIFPPMVAQMIGVGEQTGALDAMLSKIADFYEQEVDAAIANLLTLLEPIMIVFLGVTIGGIVISMYLPLFVLIGKLAGKH; from the coding sequence ATGCCAGTTTATGCCTTCAAAGGACGTAACCGAAGTAACGAAGTGGTGGTGGGCGAACGCTTTGCACCTGACCGGCAAACACTAGAAAACCTCCTTAGACGTGAACAAATTGTTGTTAATAGTATTAAGGAAAAAGGTAAAGAAGTAGCTATACCTAAGTTAGGTAAAAGACAAAAAGTAAATGCTAAAGAATTAGCTATTTTTACCCGACAGTTTTCTGTAATGATTGATGCTGGACTACCATTAGTACAATGTTTGGACATTTTAGGTAATCAACAAACTAACAATTTTTTTAAGCAAACTATTTTGCAAGTGCGCTCAGATGTAGAAGCTGGTATGACACTGGCAGAATCGCTTTCACGTCATCCAAAAGTATTTGAAACACTTTATGTTAACATGGTGGCAGCAGGTGAAACCGGCGGTATTTTGGACTTAATATTACAACGTTTAGCCATTTATATTGAAAAAATTGTTAAATTAAAAAGTGATATTATCTCAGCTTCAATCTACCCTTTAGCTGTAATAGGCTTGGCTGTAGTAGTAGTAGCAATTATTATGGTAGTGGTAATACCTGCTTTCAAAAACATATTTGAAGGCTTACTTGGCCCGGGTGAATCTTTACCTCTTCCAACAGAAATTGTTATATCTATTAGTGACTTTATGGCTGGCTATTGGTGGGTAATATTAATAGTTATTGGGGGTATTTCCTATGCTACTAAATCCTACTATGAAACTACTAATGGTCGTCGTGTAATAGACAATATGTTGCTTAAGTTTCCACTCTTTGGTGATATTTTAAGAAAAGTCGGTGTAGCAAGATTTTCACGTACCTTAGCCACACTACTTTCTTCAGGTGTACCTATCTTAGAATCTTTAGATATTACTGCACGTACGGCAGGTAATGTAATAATTCAAGAAGGAATTATGAAGATTCGTGCTGGTATTGAACAAGGACAAACTATTGTTGAACCTCTAAAAGCAGCAGGAATATTCCCTCCTATGGTTGCACAAATGATAGGCGTTGGTGAGCAAACAGGTGCATTAGACGCAATGTTAAGTAAAATTGCAGACTTTTATGAACAAGAAGTCGATGCTGCTATTGCTAATCTATTAACTTTGCTTGAACCTATAATGATTGTTTTCCTAGGTGTAACTATTGGTGGTATTGTTATATCTATGTATTTACCACTCTTTGTCTTGATTGGTAAACTAGCAGGTAAACACTAA
- a CDS encoding type IV pilus twitching motility protein PilT, which produces MANLVLSELLKKMTELGGSDLHITTNSPPQVRVDGHLRPLDYGELTPADTKQLAYSVLTDAQKHRFEETLELDFSFGIKGLSRFRANLFNQRGAVGAVFRAIPYEIKSFDALGLPPVVRKLCEKPRGLILVTGPTGSGKSTTLAAMIDKVNQDRHEHIITIEDPIEFLHPHKNCLVNQREVHSDTHSFGNALRASLREDPDVVLIGELRDLETVETALRIAETGHLTFATLHTNSAYSTINRVIDIFPAHQQSQVRTQLSLVIEGILCQSLLPKASGAGRAMAMEILIPNAAIRNLIREDKIHQIYSMMQTGQEKYGMQTFNQALATAYFQRQITLEMAMQRSHNQDELQELINRGTGLIHAGGPQSGGPQRPGVPGQPPGRPMPPMGRPPVR; this is translated from the coding sequence ATGGCGAACCTAGTCCTCAGTGAACTTTTAAAGAAAATGACTGAATTAGGGGGATCTGACTTACATATCACTACTAATTCCCCTCCTCAAGTAAGAGTTGATGGTCATTTACGGCCTTTAGATTATGGTGAGTTAACCCCTGCTGATACCAAGCAACTAGCTTATTCTGTACTAACAGACGCTCAAAAACATCGATTTGAAGAAACATTAGAGCTAGATTTTTCCTTTGGTATTAAAGGTCTATCCCGTTTCCGGGCCAATTTATTTAATCAACGGGGAGCAGTTGGAGCAGTTTTTCGTGCTATCCCTTATGAAATTAAAAGTTTTGATGCTTTAGGTTTACCCCCTGTAGTAAGAAAGCTCTGTGAAAAACCTCGTGGTCTTATTCTAGTAACTGGGCCTACTGGGTCTGGAAAATCTACTACTTTGGCAGCTATGATTGACAAAGTTAATCAAGATCGCCATGAACATATCATTACCATAGAAGACCCTATAGAATTTCTCCATCCGCATAAAAACTGTCTTGTTAATCAACGAGAAGTTCACTCTGATACACATTCATTTGGTAATGCCTTAAGAGCTAGCTTACGCGAAGATCCTGACGTAGTATTAATTGGTGAGTTAAGAGACTTAGAAACTGTAGAAACTGCATTACGTATTGCAGAAACAGGACACTTAACTTTTGCAACACTACATACTAATTCTGCTTATTCAACAATTAACCGGGTAATTGATATTTTCCCTGCACACCAACAATCGCAGGTGAGAACACAGCTTAGTTTAGTTATAGAAGGCATACTTTGTCAGTCATTACTGCCAAAAGCCTCTGGAGCAGGACGTGCGATGGCAATGGAAATACTAATTCCTAATGCTGCTATTCGTAATCTTATTCGTGAAGATAAAATCCATCAAATATATTCTATGATGCAAACCGGACAAGAAAAATACGGGATGCAAACTTTTAATCAAGCTCTTGCAACAGCCTATTTTCAACGTCAAATTACTTTGGAAATGGCAATGCAACGCTCACATAACCAAGATGAATTACAAGAATTAATTAACCGTGGTACTGGATTAATTCATGCAGGTGGCCCACAATCAGGTGGCCCACAACGTCCCGGTGTACCAGGACAACCTCCCGGCAGGCCTATGCCGCCAATGGGGCGACCACCTGTCAGGTAA
- a CDS encoding ATP-dependent DNA helicase: MEEIFGPQGLIAKYHPNYEYRPSQVTMAKAIFSAMNKGKCLLSEAGTGTGKTLAYLVPALALNKKVVISTATKNLQEQLYYKDIPFLEKTLGRKLKVSYLKGRSNYLCLYRLKRAEQTPILQGLEELDLFDGIRRWALDTETGDRAELVDLPENVNFWHHLDARSDICIGQKCPDFESCFITKARQKAQESDIIIVNHHLFFADLALRNNDYGSILPDYSIVIFDEAHEIEEIAAEYFGTGVSNYSFNDLITDLQKLPVTDHDNAGSLLKAMSRLAEQAEKFWTVFYRKTPEESRQSFPLEFFVKETTTGTKQPTDAGESFIALDNALERLIATLLNIKDPPPERDTLVRRSEELRFALEYIVSRNDPTYVYWYERRGRGIFLQATPIDVSTILSERLFAEVDSVILTSATLTSNNSFDFIRSRLGTGPAQELKIDSHFDYASQALLYLPSGMPDPNNFKFTDAITNEIVEILHLTQGRAFVLFTSTNQMREVYQRVQPQIPFPTLIQGQSSKAGLLARFRSTPNCVLFAVSSFWQGVDVQGEALSCVIIDKLPFAVPSDPVVLARQKYIDEQGGNSFFDYSVPQAIIKLKQGLGRLIRSREDRGVLSILDPRLRTKNYGRLFLASLPPCRITTRRDDI; encoded by the coding sequence ATGGAAGAAATTTTTGGCCCACAAGGTTTAATTGCTAAATATCATCCCAATTATGAATACCGCCCTAGTCAAGTTACTATGGCAAAAGCTATTTTTTCAGCAATGAATAAAGGCAAATGTCTGCTAAGCGAAGCTGGAACAGGAACAGGTAAAACCTTAGCCTATCTTGTACCAGCACTTGCATTAAATAAAAAAGTAGTTATTTCCACTGCAACAAAAAACTTACAAGAGCAACTTTATTACAAAGATATTCCCTTCCTAGAAAAAACCCTGGGACGTAAATTAAAGGTTAGTTACTTAAAAGGTCGTTCTAATTATCTTTGTTTATATCGACTAAAAAGAGCAGAACAAACCCCTATTTTACAAGGATTAGAAGAATTAGATTTATTTGATGGGATTCGTCGCTGGGCATTAGATACTGAAACAGGTGACCGCGCTGAGCTAGTAGATTTACCAGAAAATGTTAATTTTTGGCATCATTTAGACGCACGTAGCGATATTTGTATTGGTCAAAAATGCCCTGACTTTGAATCTTGTTTTATTACAAAAGCACGCCAAAAAGCTCAAGAATCAGACATTATTATAGTCAATCATCATCTCTTTTTTGCTGATTTAGCATTACGAAATAATGATTATGGTAGTATCTTACCAGATTACTCTATTGTTATTTTTGATGAAGCACATGAGATAGAAGAAATTGCAGCAGAATATTTTGGCACAGGAGTAAGTAATTATAGTTTCAATGATTTAATTACAGATTTACAAAAACTTCCTGTCACCGATCATGACAATGCTGGTAGCTTGCTTAAAGCTATGTCTAGGCTAGCAGAACAAGCAGAGAAGTTTTGGACAGTATTTTATCGTAAAACTCCAGAAGAAAGCCGTCAAAGTTTCCCCTTAGAATTTTTTGTTAAGGAAACCACTACAGGAACTAAACAGCCTACAGATGCAGGAGAAAGCTTTATCGCTTTAGACAATGCCTTAGAACGTCTAATAGCTACATTACTTAATATTAAAGATCCTCCTCCAGAACGTGATACTTTAGTAAGACGTTCTGAAGAGCTTCGTTTTGCCCTAGAATATATTGTTAGCAGAAATGACCCTACTTATGTTTACTGGTATGAAAGACGTGGACGAGGAATTTTTTTACAAGCAACTCCAATAGATGTTTCCACTATCCTTTCTGAGCGACTTTTTGCAGAAGTGGACTCTGTAATTCTTACTTCTGCTACTTTAACCTCAAATAATAGTTTTGATTTTATTCGTAGTCGTTTAGGAACTGGGCCAGCACAAGAATTAAAAATAGATTCACACTTTGATTATGCTTCTCAAGCCCTATTATATTTGCCATCAGGAATGCCAGACCCAAATAATTTTAAGTTTACTGATGCAATAACTAACGAAATAGTAGAAATTTTGCATTTAACTCAAGGCAGAGCTTTTGTTTTATTTACAAGCACTAACCAAATGAGGGAAGTTTATCAAAGAGTACAACCTCAAATCCCATTTCCTACACTAATACAAGGACAAAGTTCAAAGGCTGGATTATTAGCACGTTTTCGATCAACTCCAAACTGTGTACTTTTTGCAGTTAGTAGCTTTTGGCAAGGCGTTGATGTTCAAGGAGAAGCTCTTTCTTGTGTAATTATTGATAAATTACCCTTTGCCGTGCCTTCTGATCCTGTTGTGCTAGCTAGACAAAAATATATTGATGAACAAGGTGGAAACTCATTTTTTGACTACTCTGTTCCTCAAGCAATCATTAAGCTTAAGCAAGGTCTTGGGCGTTTAATTCGTAGCCGGGAAGATCGTGGGGTACTTTCTATACTTGACCCACGTTTAAGAACTAAAAACTATGGAAGGTTATTTTTAGCTAGCCTTCCTCCATGTCGTATAACAACGCGTCGTGATGATATTTGA
- a CDS encoding DUF4388 domain-containing protein: MLIGTLKDRQLPQLLYQLHSNNAVGTLMITLNEIRKAILFDNGQIISAYSNVREDSLGEVLLRSGTITVEEYLDTQVQVRQGKRFGQILLETNKITETQLSQQMTYQVLGIIYSLFRWQTGHFEFADGKLPPKDLPNLGISTLDIVLQGVKLIRSWDHIRKEVDSLDEELERSEDWEKRLSQLKLTRNELEIFHAVEPGITIRDICLVSKLNSFETCRLLTGFLIIELIQKRGIPSWVILDSFSDESIS; encoded by the coding sequence GTGCTAATTGGAACCCTTAAAGATCGTCAGTTACCACAATTGCTTTACCAACTCCATTCTAACAATGCTGTTGGAACATTAATGATCACATTAAATGAAATACGCAAAGCGATTTTATTTGATAATGGTCAAATTATTTCTGCCTACTCAAATGTTAGAGAAGACAGTTTAGGAGAAGTCTTACTTAGATCAGGTACTATTACTGTAGAAGAATATCTTGATACACAAGTACAGGTTAGACAAGGAAAGCGATTTGGACAAATACTTTTAGAAACTAATAAAATTACCGAAACACAATTAAGCCAACAAATGACTTACCAAGTATTAGGCATTATTTATAGTCTTTTTCGTTGGCAAACAGGCCATTTTGAATTTGCTGATGGTAAACTCCCACCCAAAGATTTACCAAATCTAGGCATTTCTACACTAGATATTGTCTTACAAGGTGTTAAATTAATCCGTAGTTGGGATCATATACGTAAAGAAGTGGATTCATTAGATGAAGAACTAGAACGTTCAGAAGATTGGGAAAAACGTTTGTCACAATTAAAACTAACTCGTAATGAGTTAGAAATTTTTCATGCAGTTGAGCCAGGCATTACAATTCGAGATATTTGTTTGGTAAGCAAACTAAATTCTTTTGAAACTTGCCGTCTTTTAACAGGTTTTCTGATAATAGAGCTAATACAAAAACGTGGTATACCTAGCTGGGTAATTTTGGATAGTTTTTCTGATGAGTCAATATCATAA
- a CDS encoding transglycosylase SLT domain-containing protein translates to MLFKKLFLFGATFLTLGAFSTNSLAQTNNITNSPIQLKKTVEIKSINPEIQKIINSAEQQYRLGEELLATKQYEQARLAFDHAVDIMLTANSGAHNDQNFRAFYLELVERVYKHQLIACQSSDLGFNYQLYEPSPLDELSKIDLDSEGVSSLGENIDIKGFDFQFTSHPSVVQFINFFTQGKGRNTMEIGLRRSGRYRTMAERIFKEEGVPLDIIWLAQVESVWTPQALSTAAAKGIWQFIPSTGERFGLRQTALMDERVAPEKATRAAARYLKFLNNFFAGDWLLAMGAYNCGENGMDRAIGRCGYADFWEVYDRGLLPQETRNYVPAILAVMTIAKNPAKYGFNVEPEIELSYDTFDLTAALDLRVAASLVNVPYETIRDLNPELKRGVTPSEGFSLKLPKGSLSEFEVAFSQLPVENYLRPGSPDGDEMSSRYKARYVKHSARRGGQYKVRHLQKRNLMVNLLRANPLKLSIRAVTALVVVKNNTSKIERSVQKPVHGSFVL, encoded by the coding sequence ATGCTATTTAAGAAGCTCTTTTTGTTCGGTGCTACTTTTTTGACGCTAGGAGCATTTTCTACAAACTCCCTAGCTCAAACCAACAACATAACAAATTCTCCTATCCAATTAAAAAAGACTGTAGAAATAAAATCTATAAACCCTGAAATTCAAAAAATTATTAATTCCGCTGAACAACAATATCGCTTGGGAGAAGAGCTATTAGCCACCAAACAATATGAGCAAGCTCGTCTAGCTTTTGACCATGCTGTAGACATAATGCTTACAGCCAATAGTGGCGCACATAATGACCAAAACTTCCGCGCCTTTTATTTAGAATTAGTAGAACGTGTTTACAAACATCAATTAATTGCTTGCCAAAGCTCAGACCTAGGTTTTAACTATCAATTATATGAACCTTCCCCATTAGATGAACTATCAAAAATAGATTTAGATTCTGAAGGTGTTTCTAGCTTAGGCGAAAATATTGATATTAAAGGTTTTGACTTTCAATTTACTTCTCATCCTTCTGTAGTACAATTCATTAACTTCTTTACTCAAGGTAAAGGTCGAAATACTATGGAAATTGGCCTTCGTCGTTCTGGTCGTTATCGTACAATGGCAGAACGAATCTTTAAAGAAGAAGGCGTACCACTAGATATTATTTGGTTAGCTCAAGTAGAATCTGTTTGGACACCTCAAGCACTCTCAACAGCAGCAGCAAAAGGAATTTGGCAATTTATTCCATCAACTGGAGAACGCTTTGGACTACGCCAAACTGCTCTTATGGATGAGCGCGTTGCACCAGAAAAAGCCACCCGTGCAGCAGCCCGCTACTTAAAATTCTTAAATAACTTCTTTGCAGGTGATTGGCTACTCGCAATGGGAGCTTATAATTGCGGTGAAAATGGTATGGATCGCGCTATTGGTCGTTGTGGATATGCTGATTTTTGGGAAGTTTATGATAGAGGACTTCTACCACAAGAAACCCGTAATTATGTACCTGCAATTTTAGCAGTTATGACTATTGCTAAAAATCCTGCCAAATATGGTTTTAATGTTGAACCAGAAATAGAATTATCTTATGACACTTTTGACTTAACAGCTGCTTTAGATTTGCGTGTAGCAGCTTCATTAGTTAATGTCCCTTATGAAACTATTCGTGACTTAAACCCAGAATTAAAAAGAGGTGTCACCCCATCAGAGGGTTTTTCCCTAAAACTTCCAAAAGGCTCTTTAAGTGAATTTGAAGTAGCTTTTAGCCAGCTACCTGTAGAAAATTATTTGCGTCCTGGCTCACCTGATGGCGATGAAATGTCATCTCGTTATAAAGCTCGCTATGTCAAGCATTCTGCTCGCCGCGGTGGTCAGTATAAAGTTAGACATCTACAAAAAAGAAATCTTATGGTAAATCTTCTTAGAGCAAATCCTCTAAAGCTAAGTATAAGAGCAGTTACCGCGCTCGTCGTCGTTAAAAATAACACCTCAAAAATTGAAAGATCCGTGCAGAAACCTGTTCACGGATCTTTTGTTTTATGA
- a CDS encoding DUF2029 domain-containing protein → MKNFPSKFTFFFIVASFLILSILLSTNIIAKAGYSDNLYGNDFTVFYAASKNLCNFGDPYNHPIAIKTPYLYLPLFAFLLIPLAILPLPLAATIWYWLNILFSLSVIFISSKLVSSDLNKQIIISSLLLIALARLILDNLLWGQVNILVTLLILFWILAKKKNLAWWGELALATAIAIKITPALLAFYLVLKRRWRDLIHLIICFLILTSISLIPLGNQSKPLLIGWFKRTILNAEGFNWAYAGNQSLRGAIERLFTSTNTESSYYPNVNYFDLSKNQTSLIFLVLAISLLSYYSYKILKQKQEIIIAEIAACCSLMLLLSNLSWKAHFILLTIPLAILGEKTFSQSKLDRTFSIIGLLVFFLLTSLTIQPIVGSQLHQWFETHSYYCVSAIMLFFLSLRVSSNME, encoded by the coding sequence ATGAAAAACTTTCCTTCTAAATTTACCTTCTTTTTTATTGTTGCTTCTTTTCTTATACTATCAATTCTACTTAGTACAAATATAATAGCTAAAGCAGGTTATAGTGATAACCTATATGGAAATGATTTTACGGTTTTTTATGCTGCATCAAAAAATTTATGTAATTTTGGCGACCCTTATAATCATCCAATAGCAATCAAAACCCCTTATTTATACTTACCATTATTTGCTTTTTTACTTATTCCATTAGCAATACTCCCTCTACCTTTAGCTGCTACTATTTGGTATTGGCTTAATATTTTATTTTCTCTATCAGTAATTTTTATTAGTAGTAAGCTAGTATCTTCTGACCTTAATAAACAAATTATTATTAGCTCTTTGCTATTAATTGCTTTAGCAAGACTTATTTTAGATAATTTACTTTGGGGACAAGTTAATATACTAGTAACATTGCTTATTTTATTTTGGATATTAGCTAAAAAGAAAAACTTAGCCTGGTGGGGTGAACTAGCTTTAGCTACAGCAATTGCAATTAAAATAACCCCTGCCTTATTAGCCTTTTACTTAGTATTAAAACGTCGTTGGAGAGATTTAATTCATCTAATAATTTGTTTTTTAATTTTAACCTCTATCTCTTTGATACCGTTGGGAAATCAGTCTAAACCTTTATTAATAGGCTGGTTTAAACGAACTATCTTAAATGCAGAAGGCTTTAACTGGGCATATGCTGGAAATCAGTCTTTAAGAGGTGCTATAGAAAGACTTTTTACTAGTACTAACACAGAATCTAGTTATTACCCTAATGTAAACTACTTTGATTTAAGCAAAAATCAAACAAGTTTAATTTTTCTTGTTCTAGCTATTAGCTTACTAAGCTACTATAGTTATAAAATACTAAAGCAAAAACAAGAAATTATTATAGCTGAAATAGCTGCTTGCTGTTCTTTAATGCTGCTACTTTCTAATTTAAGCTGGAAGGCACATTTTATTTTATTGACAATACCTTTAGCCATTCTAGGAGAAAAGACTTTTTCCCAATCAAAACTTGATAGAACTTTTTCAATAATAGGGCTGTTAGTTTTTTTTCTTCTCACTAGCTTAACAATACAACCTATTGTTGGTAGTCAACTACACCAATGGTTTGAAACTCACTCTTATTATTGCGTAAGTGCAATTATGCTATTTTTCTTATCTTTAAGAGTATCTAGTAATATGGAGTAA
- the pilB gene encoding type IV-A pilus assembly ATPase PilB: MSAKLGETLLRENLITPQQLKEALDYQRTNGGRLGSTLVKLGFLSDEEITAVLSRQYGVPSVNLSLFEIDESAVKLIPQEVAQKYMVLPLSRVGATLTLAMVDPTNVFAIDDIKFMTGFGVEPVVVSEAAMQEAMEKYYGSAKSLDIFSAVMEDIVKDSQKVSFDDSDDLELLEEQEEIDLDDLERASSDAPVVKLVNVFLVDSLRRGASDIHIEPYEKEFRVRFRIDGILYDIMRPPMKMRDAITSRVKIMSKLDIAEKRLPQDGRIKIKVKLDGRSRELDFRVSTLPVLWGEKIVLRLLDKDKLMLDMTKLGFEPESLDRFKRQISKPYGMVLVTGPTGSGKTNTLYSALSSLNTPDTNIMTAEDPVEFNLPGINQVQMKEQIGLNFAAALRSFLRQDPNTILVGEIRDFETAEIAVKASLTGHLVLSTLHTNDAPSTVSRLMNMGIEPFLVATSVNLIQAQRLIRRICKECKEEVSTPPQALIDIGFSPDEASEIKVYRGVGCGVCNSTGYKGRVGLYEVMEVTDELRELILVGASALELRKKAIEDGMITLRGSGLCKIRQGITTIEEVVRETVK, translated from the coding sequence ATGTCAGCTAAATTAGGAGAAACTCTTCTCAGAGAAAATTTAATCACGCCTCAACAACTTAAAGAAGCATTAGATTATCAACGAACTAATGGTGGCCGGCTTGGTTCAACTTTAGTTAAGCTAGGATTCTTGAGCGATGAAGAAATCACTGCTGTATTATCAAGACAATATGGTGTGCCTTCAGTTAATTTATCTCTTTTTGAAATAGATGAATCTGCCGTTAAACTAATCCCTCAAGAAGTAGCACAAAAATATATGGTCTTACCTCTTTCTAGGGTCGGTGCAACTCTAACCCTAGCAATGGTTGATCCTACTAATGTTTTTGCTATTGACGATATTAAGTTTATGACAGGCTTTGGGGTTGAACCTGTAGTTGTTTCTGAGGCAGCAATGCAAGAAGCAATGGAAAAATATTATGGTTCAGCAAAATCATTAGATATCTTTAGTGCAGTAATGGAAGATATTGTCAAAGACTCACAAAAAGTAAGCTTTGATGATTCTGATGACCTAGAGCTTTTAGAAGAACAAGAAGAAATCGACCTGGATGACCTAGAAAGAGCCTCTTCTGATGCTCCAGTAGTTAAACTAGTTAATGTTTTTTTAGTTGACTCTCTACGCCGAGGTGCTTCGGATATTCATATAGAGCCTTATGAAAAAGAATTTCGTGTACGTTTTAGAATTGACGGAATTCTTTATGACATTATGCGTCCACCTATGAAAATGCGTGATGCTATCACTTCACGTGTTAAGATTATGTCTAAATTAGACATTGCCGAAAAACGTCTTCCTCAAGATGGTCGGATCAAAATTAAAGTAAAACTTGATGGACGTTCTAGAGAACTAGATTTCCGTGTCTCCACTTTACCAGTTTTATGGGGCGAAAAAATCGTTCTTAGATTGCTAGACAAAGATAAACTGATGTTGGATATGACCAAACTTGGTTTTGAACCCGAAAGTTTAGATCGCTTCAAACGCCAAATTAGTAAACCTTATGGTATGGTTCTTGTAACAGGCCCAACGGGTTCAGGTAAAACTAATACTCTTTATTCTGCTCTATCCTCATTAAATACACCTGATACAAATATTATGACAGCAGAAGACCCTGTAGAATTTAACTTACCTGGCATTAACCAAGTACAAATGAAAGAACAAATAGGGCTAAATTTTGCTGCTGCACTTCGTTCATTCCTTCGTCAAGACCCAAATACTATCCTTGTAGGAGAAATTCGAGACTTTGAAACAGCAGAAATTGCAGTTAAAGCTTCTTTAACTGGTCACTTAGTTTTATCTACACTTCATACTAATGACGCTCCTTCAACCGTTAGCCGCTTGATGAATATGGGTATTGAACCCTTTTTAGTTGCAACTTCGGTTAACTTAATTCAAGCCCAACGTCTAATACGTCGCATTTGTAAGGAATGTAAAGAAGAAGTATCCACTCCACCCCAAGCCCTAATAGATATTGGCTTTTCTCCTGATGAAGCTAGTGAAATAAAAGTTTATCGTGGTGTAGGTTGTGGCGTTTGCAATAGCACAGGTTATAAAGGCCGTGTAGGTCTTTATGAAGTAATGGAAGTTACTGATGAACTAAGAGAACTTATCTTAGTCGGTGCTTCTGCTTTAGAATTAAGGAAAAAAGCTATTGAAGATGGAATGATTACCTTAAGAGGTAGTGGTTTATGTAAAATTCGTCAAGGAATCACTACTATTGAAGAAGTAGTTAGAGAAACTGTTAAGTAA